One genomic region from Proteus vulgaris encodes:
- a CDS encoding MFS transporter produces MSHQNYRQSEVFAITTITVSIGVIGIVIGLTIPMVALRLNLVGISESIIGLISAAPAIGMLVISPFARRIVQWIGKRFAMLLATIVSAISLLPLMGSLPLELLFPLRLITGIASGVMICLGETWINELSPDNKRGRILAVYTTVFTISQLLGPSIIALYGVADKTPILISVFIHIISIVLFLMMDQKTGDKLPKDTQEPNFSIIRFVKVAPAICGGIVFFAFFDGTVLSMFPIYGLSVGHTEAIAAMMISAILAGDAIMQMPFGWLADHMNRTRLYRICGVVTLLASLLLPITMSHTFLIWPLLLVLGATAGAIYTIALVQIGQYFSGNDLMVANASAAMLWGIGNLSGPLLAGAMSEISSSSLPFLLVAMTGLFLVSTMERWNLGVEALNSSSS; encoded by the coding sequence ATGTCACATCAAAATTATCGCCAATCCGAAGTTTTTGCGATAACAACTATCACGGTAAGTATTGGCGTTATCGGGATTGTTATCGGATTAACTATTCCTATGGTTGCACTACGCCTCAATTTAGTGGGTATTAGTGAATCTATCATTGGACTTATTTCCGCCGCGCCAGCTATTGGGATGTTAGTTATTTCACCTTTTGCTCGGCGTATTGTGCAATGGATTGGTAAACGCTTTGCGATGCTATTAGCAACCATTGTTTCTGCAATCAGTTTATTACCTTTAATGGGAAGCTTACCGCTAGAGTTGTTATTTCCTTTACGACTTATCACTGGTATTGCCAGTGGTGTGATGATTTGTTTAGGAGAGACGTGGATTAATGAGCTTTCGCCAGATAATAAACGTGGGCGAATTTTAGCGGTATATACCACGGTATTTACCATCAGTCAGTTATTAGGGCCTTCAATTATTGCGCTTTATGGTGTCGCAGATAAGACACCTATTTTAATTAGTGTCTTTATTCATATTATTTCTATTGTCCTGTTTTTAATGATGGATCAGAAAACAGGAGATAAATTACCGAAAGATACGCAAGAGCCTAATTTCTCTATTATTCGCTTTGTTAAAGTTGCACCCGCAATCTGCGGCGGTATTGTTTTCTTTGCTTTTTTTGATGGTACCGTGCTTTCAATGTTTCCTATTTATGGCTTAAGTGTGGGACATACTGAAGCGATTGCAGCAATGATGATAAGCGCTATTTTAGCCGGTGACGCCATTATGCAAATGCCATTTGGCTGGCTTGCTGATCATATGAACAGAACGCGGTTATATCGAATTTGTGGTGTGGTGACTTTACTCGCAAGCTTATTATTACCGATCACGATGTCTCATACATTTTTGATTTGGCCTTTATTACTGGTGCTGGGTGCAACAGCAGGTGCGATATACACCATTGCGTTAGTACAAATAGGGCAATATTTCTCAGGTAATGATCTGATGGTTGCAAATGCGTCTGCGGCGATGTTATGGGGAATTGGTAATTTATCTGGACCTTTACTGGCTGGCGCGATGTCAGAAATTTCTTCATCTTCACTACCATTCTTATTGGTTGCAATGACGGGTTTATTCTTAGTATCAACGATGGAACGTTGGAATCTAGGCGTTGAAGCACTGAACAGTAGCTCATCTTAA